The following proteins come from a genomic window of Ferrovibrio sp. MS7:
- a CDS encoding acyl-CoA dehydrogenase family protein, translating into MSEAQGYSRWNGEPSYAAAATPIIWEPQLDADSAKWRAKARQLSLDHFSDLAPVIDREQRFPYENVALLRQAGISTMFLPKTYGGAGASLTSLSAVIEEIAAHCASTSGIIATLQLGAHPLLLGASDAQRQEHLTALVRDDIYISFALSEPGAGSDPANMATTATREGSGWRLRGTKCWIGNGGIAQKYLLFAQTRPGSGRAGIAAYMVRADAAGVKVHPKEDKMGMRGTATTVIDFDTLVDDAAVIAAPGAALRLALETLNVGRITVAAQSVGIGLGAYREMTAYAVSRQTFGQSILSHQGLGFQIADTAMQLSAARMMVYEAARQFDAGQDIANLGAMTKLFATEVAHQAVDLGVQVFGGRGYVRPTPVERFYRDQRATEIYEGTSEIQRLVLMRAIQSAAAAALGDDK; encoded by the coding sequence ATGTCAGAAGCACAAGGCTATTCCCGCTGGAATGGCGAGCCGTCTTATGCGGCCGCTGCCACCCCTATTATCTGGGAGCCCCAGCTAGACGCCGATTCAGCCAAGTGGCGCGCCAAGGCCCGCCAGCTCTCGCTCGATCACTTTTCCGACCTCGCCCCGGTGATCGACCGCGAGCAGCGTTTCCCATACGAGAACGTGGCCCTGCTGCGCCAGGCCGGCATCAGCACCATGTTTCTGCCCAAGACTTATGGCGGCGCCGGTGCCTCGCTCACCTCGCTCAGCGCCGTGATCGAGGAAATCGCCGCCCATTGCGCTTCCACCAGCGGCATCATCGCCACCTTGCAGCTTGGCGCGCACCCGCTGCTGCTTGGCGCCAGCGACGCCCAGCGCCAGGAACATCTCACCGCCCTGGTGCGTGACGATATCTATATTTCCTTTGCCTTGAGCGAGCCCGGCGCCGGTTCCGACCCGGCCAACATGGCCACCACCGCCACGCGCGAGGGCAGCGGCTGGCGCCTGCGCGGCACCAAATGCTGGATCGGCAATGGCGGTATCGCCCAGAAATACCTGCTGTTCGCCCAGACCCGACCGGGCAGCGGCCGCGCCGGCATCGCCGCCTATATGGTGCGGGCCGATGCAGCGGGCGTGAAGGTGCATCCCAAGGAAGACAAGATGGGCATGCGCGGCACCGCCACCACGGTGATCGATTTCGATACCCTGGTGGATGATGCGGCCGTGATCGCCGCGCCCGGCGCCGCTTTGCGCCTGGCATTGGAAACCCTGAATGTTGGCCGCATCACTGTGGCGGCGCAGTCGGTCGGCATCGGCCTCGGCGCCTATCGCGAGATGACCGCCTATGCGGTGTCGCGCCAGACTTTCGGCCAGTCGATCCTCAGCCATCAGGGCCTCGGCTTCCAGATTGCCGATACGGCGATGCAGCTCTCGGCGGCGCGCATGATGGTCTACGAGGCGGCGCGGCAATTCGATGCCGGCCAGGATATCGCCAATCTCGGCGCCATGACCAAGCTGTTCGCCACCGAAGTGGCGCATCAGGCGGTCGATCTCGGCGTGCAGGTATTCGGCGGCCGCGGCTATGTGCGCCCGACACCGGTTGAGCGTTTCTACCGCGACCAGCGCGCCACCGAAATCTATGAAGGCACCTCGGAAATCCAGCGCCTGGTGCTGATGCGCGCGATCCAATCGGCTGCCGCTGCCGCCTTGGGAGACGATAAATGA